A genomic segment from Triticum dicoccoides isolate Atlit2015 ecotype Zavitan chromosome 1A, WEW_v2.0, whole genome shotgun sequence encodes:
- the LOC119276594 gene encoding histone H2B.1-like, protein MAPKAEKKPAAKKPAEEEPTTEKAEKAPAAKKPKAEKRLPAGKTASKEGGEKRGRKKGKKSVETYKIYIFKVLKQVHPDIGISSKAMSIMNSFINDIFEKLAGEAAKLARYNKKPTIASREIQTSVRLVLPGELAKHAVSEGTKAVTKFTSS, encoded by the coding sequence ATGGCCCCCAAGGCGGAGAAGAAGCCGGCGGCGAAGAAGCccgcggaggaggagccgacgacgGAGAAGGCCGAGAAGGCCCCGGCGGCGAAGAAGCCCAAGGCCGAGAAGCGGCTGCCGGCGGGCAAGACCGCCTCCAAGGAGGGCGGCGAGAAGAGGGGccgcaagaagggcaagaagagCGTCGAGACCTACAAGATATACATCTTCAAGGTTCTCAAGCAGGTCCACCCCGACATCGGCATCTCCTCCAAGGCCATGTCcatcatgaactccttcatcaacgACATCTTCGAGAAGCTCGCCGGCGAGGCCGCCAAGCTCGCCCGCTACAACAAGAAGCCCACCATCGCCTCCCGGGAGATCCAGACCTCCGTCCGCCTCGTCCTCCCCGGCGAGCTCGCCAAGCACGCCGTCTCCGAGGGCACCAAGGCCGTCACCAAGTTCACCTCCTCTTAG